One Cupriavidus taiwanensis LMG 19424 DNA segment encodes these proteins:
- the paaB gene encoding 1,2-phenylacetyl-CoA epoxidase subunit PaaB — translation MKEWPLWEIFIRSQHGLAHKHVGSLHAPDGEMAINNARDVYTRRNEGVSVWVVRASDVIASSPGDKGPLFEPANSKVYRHPTFFPMPEAVKHI, via the coding sequence ATGAAAGAGTGGCCGCTTTGGGAGATCTTTATCCGCAGCCAGCACGGCCTGGCCCACAAGCACGTGGGCAGCCTGCACGCGCCCGACGGCGAAATGGCGATCAACAACGCCCGCGACGTCTACACGCGCCGCAACGAAGGCGTCAGCGTCTGGGTGGTCAGGGCCAGCGACGTGATCGCCAGCAGCCCCGGCGACAAGGGCCCGCTGTTCGAGCCCGCCAACAGCAAGGTCTACCGCCACCCGACGTTCTTCCCGATGCCGGAAGCGGTCAAGCACATCTGA
- a CDS encoding SDR family NAD(P)-dependent oxidoreductase, producing the protein MSTHPFDLTGKVALVTGGNGGIGLGIAEGLAAAGADIAIWGTNADKNAAAADRLGRHGRKVHTELCDVGDEQAVDAAMARTVAALGRIDGCFANAGVGSGSKAPFDQIATEVWRRTLRVNLDGAFFTLRAAVRQMLAQGDGGVLCSTASVAAIEGAPRAEHYAATKGGVISMMRGLAVEYARMGIRAHSILPGWIKTEMTSAAQGNDAFQEMVHKRVPMRRWGEGSDFAGIAVYLMSPASAYHTGDTFVIDGGYTLF; encoded by the coding sequence ATGAGCACGCATCCGTTCGACCTGACCGGCAAGGTGGCACTGGTGACCGGCGGCAATGGCGGCATTGGCCTGGGCATTGCCGAAGGACTGGCCGCGGCCGGTGCCGATATCGCGATCTGGGGCACCAACGCGGACAAGAACGCCGCCGCGGCGGACCGGCTGGGCCGGCACGGACGCAAGGTGCATACGGAGCTGTGCGACGTGGGCGACGAGCAGGCGGTCGATGCCGCGATGGCGCGCACGGTGGCGGCGCTCGGCCGCATTGACGGCTGCTTTGCCAACGCCGGCGTCGGCAGCGGCAGCAAGGCACCGTTCGACCAGATCGCGACCGAGGTCTGGCGCCGGACCCTGCGCGTCAACCTGGACGGGGCGTTCTTCACGCTGCGCGCCGCGGTGCGGCAGATGCTGGCGCAGGGCGACGGTGGCGTGCTGTGCAGCACGGCTTCGGTTGCCGCCATCGAAGGGGCGCCGCGCGCCGAACACTACGCCGCCACCAAGGGCGGCGTGATTTCGATGATGCGTGGGCTCGCCGTCGAGTATGCGCGCATGGGCATCCGCGCCCATTCGATCCTGCCGGGCTGGATCAAGACCGAGATGACCAGCGCGGCGCAGGGCAACGATGCCTTCCAGGAGATGGTGCACAAGCGCGTGCCGATGCGCCGCTGGGGCGAGGGCAGCGACTTCGCCGGCATCGCGGTCTACCTGATGAGCCCGGCCTCGGCCTACCACACCGGCGATACCTTCGTCATCGACGGCGGCTATACGTTGTTCTGA
- the paaD gene encoding 1,2-phenylacetyl-CoA epoxidase subunit PaaD — protein MTAQALARPAVEQVWTWLDTVADPEIPVISVVDLGIVRDVAWEGDACVVTITPTYSGCPAMTVIREGIESALAAQGVDQVRVQTQLAPAWTTDWMTPRGKASLTGYGIAPPAQQVIDISGISRKTSPALVVACPHCGSRHTRLVSQFGSTACKALYRCGDCKEPFDYFKAH, from the coding sequence ATGACCGCGCAAGCGCTGGCGCGTCCCGCCGTGGAGCAGGTCTGGACCTGGCTCGACACGGTGGCGGACCCTGAAATTCCGGTGATTTCCGTGGTGGACCTCGGCATCGTGCGCGACGTGGCGTGGGAAGGCGATGCCTGCGTTGTCACCATCACGCCGACCTATTCCGGTTGCCCGGCCATGACCGTGATCCGCGAAGGCATCGAAAGCGCGCTCGCCGCGCAGGGCGTGGACCAGGTGCGCGTGCAGACGCAACTGGCGCCGGCGTGGACCACCGACTGGATGACGCCGCGTGGCAAGGCCAGCCTCACCGGCTATGGCATCGCGCCGCCGGCGCAACAGGTGATCGATATCAGCGGCATCAGCCGGAAGACATCGCCGGCGCTGGTGGTGGCCTGCCCGCACTGCGGCTCGCGCCATACCCGGCTGGTCAGCCAGTTCGGCTCGACCGCATGCAAGGCGCTGTACCGCTGCGGCGACTGCAAGGAGCCGTTCGACTACTTCAAGGCTCACTGA
- a CDS encoding DUF485 domain-containing protein has protein sequence MDARQLETIQNHPDFIRLIHGRTRLGWSLTLVMLAIYFGFILLLAFSPATLGTPFAGGVMTVGIPVGVAVIVAAVLLTAIYVHRANRDLDPLNERVRKECEA, from the coding sequence ATGGACGCGCGACAACTGGAAACCATCCAGAACCACCCCGACTTTATCCGCCTGATCCACGGCCGCACGCGGCTGGGCTGGTCGCTGACGCTGGTCATGCTGGCGATTTACTTCGGCTTCATCCTGCTGCTGGCCTTTTCGCCCGCCACGCTCGGCACGCCGTTCGCCGGGGGCGTCATGACGGTGGGTATCCCCGTAGGCGTCGCAGTGATCGTCGCCGCCGTGCTGCTGACCGCCATCTACGTCCACCGCGCCAACCGCGACCTGGATCCGCTCAACGAACGCGTGCGCAAGGAGTGCGAAGCATGA
- a CDS encoding cation acetate symporter: MKPVHRFLGAALCGLASTAATAAPAIQGEAAQRPLNWSAIVMFMLFVLFTLGITRWAARRTRSASDFYAAGGGLTGFQNGLAIAGDMVSAASFLGISAMMFDKGYDGLIYALGVVAGWPIILFIVAERLRNLGRYTFADVVSYRLAQKPVRITAACGTLTVVIMYLVAQMVGAGKLIELLFGTSYESAVVIVGALMVLYVMFGGMLATTWVQIIKALLLLGGVTFMAVMVLAHFGFSPEAIFASAAKVHDKGTAILAPGGLVSNPIDAISLGVGMMFGTAGLPHILMRFFTVADAREARKSVLYATGFIGYFYVLILVVGFGAIVMVGADPAYRDAAGKLIGGSNMVAVHLSHVIGGDLFLGFISAVAFATILAVVAGLALSGASAVSHDLYANVFRRGQASEKDEIRVSKIATLVIGLLAMVLGVMFEKQNIAFLSGLVLAIAASVNFPVLFLSMFWKGLTTRGAVAGSLAGLVSAVVLLVLGPAVWVGILKHQQAIFPYANPALFSMTLAFAAAWLVSMLDRSAQASAERQRYGAQFVRAMTGIGAAGASQH; this comes from the coding sequence ATGAAGCCGGTACACCGTTTCCTCGGCGCGGCCCTGTGCGGGCTCGCGAGCACGGCCGCCACGGCGGCCCCCGCGATCCAGGGCGAAGCCGCGCAGCGGCCGCTGAACTGGAGCGCCATCGTGATGTTCATGCTGTTCGTGCTGTTCACGCTCGGCATCACCCGCTGGGCCGCGCGGCGCACGCGTTCGGCGTCGGACTTCTATGCGGCCGGCGGCGGTCTCACCGGCTTCCAGAACGGCCTGGCGATCGCCGGCGACATGGTCTCGGCCGCGTCCTTCCTCGGCATCTCGGCCATGATGTTCGACAAGGGCTACGACGGCCTGATCTACGCGCTCGGCGTGGTGGCGGGCTGGCCGATTATCCTGTTCATCGTCGCCGAACGCCTGCGCAACCTGGGCCGCTACACCTTTGCCGACGTGGTCTCGTACCGGCTGGCGCAGAAGCCGGTGCGCATCACCGCAGCGTGCGGCACGCTGACGGTGGTCATCATGTACCTGGTCGCGCAGATGGTCGGCGCCGGCAAGCTGATCGAGCTGCTGTTCGGCACCAGCTATGAATCGGCGGTGGTCATCGTCGGCGCGCTGATGGTGCTGTACGTGATGTTCGGCGGCATGCTGGCGACGACCTGGGTGCAGATCATCAAGGCGCTGCTGCTGCTCGGCGGCGTGACCTTCATGGCGGTGATGGTGCTGGCCCATTTCGGCTTCAGTCCTGAAGCCATCTTTGCCAGCGCGGCCAAGGTGCATGACAAGGGCACGGCGATCCTGGCGCCGGGCGGGCTGGTGTCCAACCCGATCGATGCGATCTCGCTTGGCGTCGGCATGATGTTCGGCACCGCCGGCCTGCCGCACATCCTGATGCGCTTCTTCACCGTGGCGGATGCCAGGGAAGCGCGCAAGTCCGTGCTCTACGCCACCGGCTTCATCGGCTACTTCTACGTGCTGATCCTGGTGGTGGGCTTCGGCGCGATCGTGATGGTGGGCGCGGACCCGGCCTATCGCGACGCGGCGGGCAAGCTGATCGGCGGCAGCAACATGGTGGCCGTGCACCTGTCGCACGTGATCGGCGGCGACCTGTTCCTCGGCTTTATCTCGGCCGTGGCGTTCGCGACCATCCTGGCGGTGGTGGCGGGGCTTGCGCTGTCGGGCGCGTCGGCGGTGTCGCATGACCTCTACGCCAACGTGTTCCGCCGCGGGCAGGCCAGCGAGAAGGACGAGATCCGCGTGTCGAAGATCGCCACGCTGGTGATCGGCCTGCTGGCGATGGTGCTGGGCGTGATGTTCGAGAAGCAGAACATCGCCTTCCTGTCCGGGCTGGTGCTGGCGATCGCAGCGTCGGTCAACTTCCCGGTGCTGTTCCTGTCGATGTTCTGGAAGGGGCTGACCACGCGCGGCGCGGTGGCCGGCAGCCTGGCGGGGCTGGTGTCGGCGGTGGTGCTGCTGGTGCTGGGTCCGGCCGTGTGGGTGGGGATCCTCAAGCACCAGCAGGCGATCTTCCCGTATGCCAACCCGGCGCTGTTCTCGATGACGCTGGCCTTTGCCGCCGCCTGGCTGGTGTCGATGCTGGACCGCTCGGCGCAGGCGAGCGCCGAACGCCAGCGCTACGGCGCACAGTTCGTGCGCGCCATGACCGGCATCGGCGCAGCCGGTGCCAGCCAGCACTGA
- the paaC gene encoding 1,2-phenylacetyl-CoA epoxidase subunit PaaC, with the protein MTNHKLEYLLRLGDSTLVLGQRLSEWCGRGPALEEDIALTNVALDLIGQTRLWLGYAAEVEGAGRTADHLAFLRDAHQFRNLLLVEQPNGSYADTLARQFLFDTWHYFQLEALQRSTDARIAEIAAKSLKEVTYHVRRSADLVVRLGDGSEESHRRMQDAFDDLWMFTGELFEADAAETALANEGVIPAPGTLAEPWQRHVGEVLEEATLRVPAGQWAQSGGRHGRHTEHLGYLLAEMQFLQRAYPGAQW; encoded by the coding sequence ATGACGAACCACAAGCTCGAATATTTGCTGCGCCTCGGCGATTCCACCCTGGTGCTCGGCCAGCGCCTGTCGGAATGGTGCGGCCGCGGCCCGGCGCTGGAAGAGGACATCGCGCTGACCAACGTCGCGCTCGACCTGATCGGCCAGACCCGCCTGTGGCTCGGCTATGCCGCGGAAGTGGAGGGCGCGGGGCGCACCGCCGACCACCTTGCATTCCTGCGCGATGCGCACCAGTTCCGCAACCTGCTGCTGGTGGAACAGCCCAACGGCAGCTATGCCGATACGCTGGCGCGCCAGTTCCTGTTCGATACGTGGCACTACTTTCAGCTTGAGGCGCTGCAGCGCTCGACCGATGCGCGCATCGCGGAGATCGCCGCCAAGTCGCTCAAGGAAGTGACCTACCACGTGCGCCGCAGCGCCGACCTGGTGGTGCGCCTGGGCGATGGCAGCGAGGAAAGCCACCGCCGCATGCAGGACGCGTTCGACGACCTGTGGATGTTCACCGGCGAGCTGTTCGAAGCCGATGCGGCCGAGACCGCGCTGGCGAACGAAGGCGTGATTCCCGCTCCCGGCACGCTGGCCGAGCCCTGGCAGCGCCATGTCGGCGAGGTACTGGAAGAAGCCACGCTGCGCGTGCCCGCCGGCCAGTGGGCGCAAAGCGGCGGCCGCCACGGCCGTCATACCGAACACCTCGGCTACCTGCTGGCCGAGATGCAGTTCCTTCAGCGCGCCTATCCCGGCGCGCAGTGGTGA
- the paaK gene encoding phenylacetate--CoA ligase PaaK has protein sequence MVQRNPNPNELEPIERASRDELQALQLQRLKWSVRHAYDNVPHYRKAFQVAGVHPDDLKSLSDLSKFPFLTKQDLRDNYPFGMFAVPREQVTRVHASSGTTGKPTVVGYTAKDIDTWASVVARSIRAAGGRAGDLVHVSYGYGLFTGGLGAHYGAEKAGCTVIPMSGGQTEKQVQLIREFQPDIIMVTPSYMLNLIEEMERQGMDPSESSLKVGIFGAEPWTDAMRAEIEARAGIDAVDIYGLSEVMGPGVACECIESKDGPVIWEDHFYAEIIDPVTGEILPDGSEGELVFTSLTKEALPVIRYRTRDLTRLLPPTSRSMRRIGKITGRSDDMLIIRGVNVFPSQIEELILKAPALAPQYQLVVTRDGHLDKLEVRVEARPERSASLSADDRAALERDLKDQIKTYVGVTTRVQVVAAEGIERTTVGKARRVVDMRPKVTHEQPVGAI, from the coding sequence ATGGTGCAACGCAACCCCAACCCCAATGAGCTGGAGCCGATCGAGCGCGCCAGCCGCGACGAACTGCAGGCGCTGCAGCTGCAACGGCTCAAATGGAGCGTGCGCCATGCCTATGACAACGTGCCGCATTACCGCAAGGCGTTCCAGGTGGCCGGGGTGCATCCGGACGATCTGAAGTCGCTGTCCGACCTGTCGAAGTTCCCGTTCCTGACCAAGCAGGACCTGCGCGACAACTACCCGTTCGGCATGTTTGCGGTGCCGCGCGAGCAGGTGACGCGCGTGCATGCGTCGAGCGGCACCACGGGCAAGCCGACCGTGGTCGGCTATACCGCGAAGGACATCGATACCTGGGCAAGCGTGGTGGCGCGGTCCATCCGCGCCGCGGGGGGACGCGCCGGTGACCTGGTCCATGTCAGCTATGGCTACGGGCTGTTCACCGGCGGGCTGGGCGCGCACTACGGCGCCGAGAAGGCGGGCTGCACGGTGATCCCGATGTCCGGCGGACAGACCGAGAAACAGGTACAGCTGATCCGCGAGTTCCAGCCCGACATCATCATGGTGACGCCGTCGTACATGCTGAACCTGATCGAGGAGATGGAGCGCCAGGGCATGGATCCGTCCGAAAGCTCGCTGAAGGTCGGCATCTTCGGCGCCGAGCCCTGGACCGACGCGATGCGCGCGGAGATCGAGGCGCGCGCCGGCATCGACGCGGTGGACATCTACGGCCTGTCCGAGGTGATGGGGCCGGGCGTGGCGTGCGAATGCATCGAGAGCAAGGACGGCCCGGTGATCTGGGAAGACCATTTCTATGCCGAGATCATCGACCCGGTGACCGGCGAGATATTGCCGGATGGCTCGGAAGGCGAGCTGGTCTTTACCTCGCTGACCAAGGAAGCGCTGCCGGTGATCCGCTACCGCACCCGCGACCTGACGCGCCTGCTGCCGCCGACTTCGCGGTCGATGCGCCGCATCGGCAAGATCACGGGGCGCTCGGATGACATGCTGATCATCCGCGGCGTCAACGTGTTCCCGTCGCAGATCGAGGAACTGATCCTGAAGGCACCGGCGCTGGCGCCGCAGTACCAGCTGGTGGTGACGCGCGACGGTCACCTCGACAAGCTGGAGGTGCGGGTCGAGGCGCGGCCGGAGCGCTCCGCGTCGCTGTCGGCGGATGACCGGGCGGCGCTGGAGCGGGACCTGAAGGACCAGATCAAGACCTATGTCGGCGTGACCACGCGGGTGCAGGTGGTGGCGGCCGAGGGGATCGAGCGCACCACGGTCGGCAAGGCGCGGCGTGTGGTGGATATGCGGCCGAAGGTGACACACGAGCAACCGGTCGGCGCTATCTGA
- the fusA gene encoding elongation factor G, with amino-acid sequence MHDSPDAIRTVALLGHAGSGKTSLVEALLHKGGALHTPGSVERGSTVSDSDPLERKYKRSLSSAITHVDYRDTRIYLLDTPGYPDFSGLAISALAAVETAAIVINAQTGIEMTTRRAMAWAQSRQLCRMIVINGIDGEKVDLPALLAEIQEAFGKECLPINLPAGNGGKVVDCFFNPAGESDFLSVASAHEALIDQVIEIDPELMEVYLEQGEAITPEQLHAPFERALREGHLVPICFTSAATGAGIAELLDVFVRLLPNPTEGNPPLFYRSTGTAEDGTEKRKAVRAEPVPDKHVLAHVFKVVVDPYVGKLAVFRIHQGTVTRDSQLYIGEGRQPFKVAHLLLLQGKETQEVQRAGPGNICAVAKVDELGFDAVLHDATEDGDIHLTPLEFPTPIYGLAIEPARRGNEQRLAEVLHKLSAEDPCLRVEHPAGTNETVVFGLGEFHLRCALERLTEQYKLEVATRPPKIAYRETIAGKAEGHHRHKKQTGGAGQFGEVMLRVEPLPRGEGFEFIDAVKGGAIPGQFIPAVEKGIRQVLESGPLAGFAMQDVRVTVYDGKSHPVDSKEVAFATAGRKAFIDAVMKARPSVLEPIVEIEVTVPGTAMGDVIGDLSAKRGQVHGTRTGAGNSVIVAGQVPLSELNDYQSRLNSMTGGHGSYTIQFSHYDNVPPAQQEKMASRHKAQQDTD; translated from the coding sequence ATGCACGACAGTCCCGATGCCATCCGCACCGTTGCCCTGCTCGGGCATGCGGGAAGCGGCAAGACCTCGCTGGTCGAAGCGCTGCTGCACAAGGGGGGTGCGCTGCACACCCCGGGCAGCGTGGAGCGCGGCTCCACGGTCAGCGACAGCGATCCGCTGGAGCGCAAGTACAAGCGCTCGCTCAGTTCCGCCATCACCCACGTCGACTACCGCGACACCCGCATCTACCTGCTCGATACACCGGGATATCCCGATTTTTCCGGCCTTGCGATCAGTGCCCTGGCGGCGGTCGAGACCGCGGCCATCGTTATCAACGCGCAGACCGGGATCGAAATGACCACGCGCCGCGCCATGGCCTGGGCGCAGTCGCGGCAACTGTGCCGGATGATCGTCATCAACGGTATCGACGGCGAGAAGGTCGACCTGCCCGCGCTGCTGGCGGAGATCCAGGAGGCGTTCGGCAAGGAATGCCTGCCCATCAACCTGCCGGCCGGAAACGGCGGCAAGGTGGTGGACTGCTTCTTCAATCCGGCCGGCGAGTCGGATTTTTTATCGGTGGCGTCGGCGCATGAAGCGCTGATCGACCAGGTGATCGAGATCGATCCGGAGCTGATGGAGGTGTACCTGGAGCAAGGCGAGGCCATCACGCCGGAGCAACTGCACGCGCCATTCGAGCGTGCGCTGCGCGAAGGCCACCTGGTGCCGATCTGCTTTACCTCGGCCGCCACCGGCGCCGGTATCGCGGAACTGCTCGATGTCTTCGTGCGGCTGCTGCCCAATCCCACCGAAGGCAACCCGCCGCTGTTCTACCGCTCGACCGGCACTGCCGAGGACGGCACCGAGAAACGCAAGGCGGTGCGGGCCGAGCCGGTGCCGGACAAGCACGTGCTGGCGCACGTATTCAAGGTGGTGGTCGATCCCTATGTCGGCAAGCTGGCGGTGTTCCGCATCCACCAGGGCACCGTCACGCGCGACAGCCAGCTCTATATCGGCGAGGGCCGCCAGCCGTTCAAGGTGGCGCACCTGCTGTTGCTGCAAGGCAAGGAGACGCAGGAGGTGCAGCGCGCCGGCCCGGGCAATATCTGCGCGGTGGCCAAGGTCGATGAACTCGGCTTCGACGCGGTGCTGCACGACGCCACCGAGGATGGCGACATCCACCTGACGCCGCTGGAGTTTCCCACGCCGATCTACGGCCTGGCGATCGAGCCGGCGCGGCGCGGCAACGAGCAGCGGCTGGCCGAGGTGCTGCACAAGCTCAGCGCCGAAGACCCCTGCCTGCGCGTCGAGCATCCGGCCGGCACCAACGAGACCGTGGTGTTCGGACTGGGCGAGTTCCACCTGCGCTGCGCGCTGGAGCGGCTGACCGAGCAGTACAAGCTGGAAGTCGCCACGCGGCCGCCGAAGATCGCCTATCGCGAAACCATTGCCGGCAAGGCCGAGGGCCACCACCGCCACAAGAAGCAGACGGGCGGCGCCGGCCAGTTCGGCGAGGTGATGCTGCGCGTGGAGCCGCTGCCGCGCGGCGAAGGCTTCGAGTTCATCGATGCGGTCAAGGGCGGCGCGATTCCCGGCCAGTTCATCCCCGCGGTAGAGAAAGGCATCCGCCAGGTGCTGGAAAGCGGTCCGCTGGCCGGCTTTGCGATGCAGGACGTGCGCGTGACCGTGTACGACGGCAAGAGCCATCCGGTCGATTCCAAGGAAGTGGCGTTCGCCACGGCGGGGCGCAAGGCGTTTATCGACGCGGTGATGAAGGCCCGCCCCAGCGTGCTGGAGCCGATCGTCGAGATCGAGGTCACGGTGCCGGGCACCGCGATGGGCGATGTCATCGGCGACCTGTCCGCCAAGCGCGGCCAGGTGCATGGCACCCGCACCGGTGCCGGCAACAGTGTGATCGTTGCCGGGCAGGTGCCGCTGTCGGAGCTGAACGACTACCAGTCACGGCTGAACAGCATGACCGGCGGCCACGGCAGCTACACCATCCAGTTCAGCCATTACGACAACGTGCCGCCGGCGCAGCAGGAAAAGATGGCGTCCCGCCACAAGGCGCAGCAGGACACCGACTGA
- the paaN gene encoding phenylacetic acid degradation protein PaaN: MSHPFFERHQALLEQATQAIATRGYWSPFAEMPSPKVYGETANADGKAAFEARLNQPFALSQPGTVGQAGKEVSPYGPELGVTYPRPDLDQLFAGVAQGMPAWRKAGPEAWVGVSLEILQRLNRRSFEIAYAVMHTTGQAFMMAFQAGGPHAQDRGLEAVAYAWDELRRIPKQATWEKPQGKNDPLRMEKRYTVVPRGVGLVIGCCTFPTWNGYPGLFASLATGNAVVVKPHPGAILPLAITVEVAREVLDEAGFDPNIVTLVANDPSERMASKLALRPEVRLIDFTGSTANGDWLERNAHQAQVYTEKAGVNQIVIDSTADFKGMVRNIAFSLSLYSGQMCTAPQNIYVPKDGIDTPEGRVSFDQVAAAIGEAVGKLTGDPAKAVELIGAIQNDGVVERIEASRALGEIVADSRVLEHPEFPGARIRTPLVLKVDASNEAKIMQELFGPISFVVATDSTAHSIELAHRGAKTHGALTLSAYTTDAGVTERIRDAAEDAGVALSLNLTGGVFVNQSAAFSDFHATGANPAANASLSDAAFVANRFRVVQSRSPI, from the coding sequence GTGTCCCATCCGTTTTTCGAACGCCACCAGGCGCTGCTGGAACAAGCCACCCAAGCCATCGCCACGCGCGGCTACTGGAGCCCGTTCGCTGAAATGCCGAGCCCGAAGGTCTATGGTGAGACCGCCAATGCCGACGGCAAGGCCGCCTTCGAGGCCCGCCTGAACCAGCCGTTCGCGCTGTCGCAGCCGGGCACCGTCGGCCAGGCCGGCAAGGAAGTCTCGCCGTACGGCCCGGAACTGGGCGTCACTTACCCCAGGCCTGACCTGGACCAGCTCTTTGCCGGCGTGGCCCAAGGTATGCCCGCCTGGCGCAAGGCCGGGCCGGAGGCATGGGTAGGCGTATCGCTGGAAATCCTGCAGCGCCTGAACCGCCGCAGCTTCGAGATCGCCTACGCCGTCATGCACACCACGGGGCAGGCCTTCATGATGGCCTTCCAGGCCGGCGGCCCGCACGCGCAGGACCGCGGCCTGGAAGCCGTGGCCTACGCCTGGGACGAACTGCGCCGCATCCCGAAGCAAGCCACGTGGGAGAAGCCGCAAGGCAAAAACGACCCGCTGCGCATGGAAAAGCGCTACACCGTGGTGCCGCGCGGCGTGGGCCTGGTGATCGGCTGCTGCACGTTCCCGACCTGGAACGGCTATCCCGGCCTGTTCGCCAGCCTGGCGACCGGCAATGCGGTGGTGGTCAAGCCGCACCCGGGCGCGATCCTGCCGCTGGCAATCACCGTCGAGGTGGCGCGTGAAGTGCTGGATGAAGCCGGCTTCGACCCGAACATCGTCACGCTGGTGGCCAACGACCCGAGCGAGCGCATGGCGTCGAAGCTGGCGTTGCGCCCGGAAGTGCGCCTGATCGACTTTACCGGCAGCACCGCCAACGGCGACTGGCTGGAGCGCAACGCGCACCAGGCGCAGGTGTACACCGAGAAGGCAGGCGTCAACCAGATCGTCATTGACTCCACCGCGGACTTCAAGGGCATGGTGCGCAATATCGCCTTCTCGCTGTCGCTGTACTCGGGCCAGATGTGCACGGCGCCGCAGAACATCTACGTGCCGAAGGACGGCATCGACACGCCGGAAGGGCGCGTCAGCTTCGACCAGGTCGCCGCGGCGATCGGCGAGGCGGTCGGCAAGCTGACCGGCGATCCGGCCAAGGCGGTGGAACTGATCGGAGCCATCCAGAACGACGGCGTGGTGGAACGGATCGAAGCGTCGCGCGCGCTGGGCGAGATCGTTGCCGACAGCCGCGTGCTCGAACATCCCGAGTTTCCGGGCGCGCGCATCCGCACGCCGCTGGTGCTGAAGGTCGATGCCAGCAACGAGGCGAAGATCATGCAGGAACTGTTCGGCCCCATCTCCTTCGTCGTGGCGACCGACAGCACCGCGCACAGCATCGAACTGGCGCACCGCGGCGCGAAGACGCACGGCGCGCTGACGCTGTCGGCCTATACCACCGACGCGGGCGTGACCGAACGCATCCGCGATGCCGCGGAAGACGCCGGCGTGGCGCTGTCGCTCAACCTGACCGGCGGCGTCTTCGTCAACCAGTCGGCCGCGTTCAGCGACTTCCACGCCACCGGTGCCAACCCCGCGGCCAATGCATCGCTGTCGGATGCGGCCTTCGTCGCCAACCGCTTCCGCGTGGTCCAGAGCCGCTCGCCTATCTGA
- the paaE gene encoding 1,2-phenylacetyl-CoA epoxidase subunit PaaE, producing MSKFHELTVASVTRETRDAVAVTFAVPDELADAYRYVQGQHLTLRAGIDGEDVRRSYSICSAVQDAQLRVAIKRVDGGLFSNWAIEQLQPGMKLEVMPPSGHFHVPLSATHAKHYVAFAAGSGITPMLSIIKTTLQAEPDSRFTLFYGNRASSSVLFKEELEDLKDTYLQRFNLVFVLSREQLDIDLFNGRIDGDKVNALLKHWVRPQDIDVAFICGPHSMMEEVSQALLDNGVDKTRIKRELFATSIPAARPAAHAHKQVGQQQCEVTVIQDGRTRSFTLEKNKETVLDAALAQGIELPYSCKGGVCSTCRCKRIEGEVDMDVNFALEDYEVARGFILSCQSYAVSDRLVIDFDQET from the coding sequence ATGAGCAAATTCCATGAACTGACGGTGGCCTCGGTCACGCGCGAGACCCGCGACGCGGTCGCCGTGACCTTTGCCGTGCCGGACGAGCTGGCCGATGCCTACCGCTACGTGCAGGGCCAGCACCTGACGCTGCGCGCCGGCATCGATGGCGAAGACGTGCGCCGCTCGTACTCGATCTGCTCGGCGGTGCAGGATGCGCAGCTGCGCGTGGCGATCAAGCGCGTCGACGGCGGACTGTTCTCCAACTGGGCCATCGAACAGTTGCAGCCGGGAATGAAGCTGGAAGTGATGCCGCCGTCCGGGCACTTCCACGTGCCGCTGTCCGCCACGCATGCGAAGCACTACGTTGCGTTCGCCGCCGGCAGCGGCATCACGCCGATGCTGTCGATCATCAAGACCACGCTGCAGGCGGAGCCGGACAGCCGCTTCACGCTGTTCTACGGCAACCGCGCCTCGTCGTCGGTGCTGTTCAAGGAAGAGCTGGAAGACCTGAAGGATACCTACCTGCAGCGCTTCAACCTGGTGTTCGTGCTCAGCCGCGAGCAGCTCGACATCGACCTGTTCAACGGCCGCATCGACGGCGACAAGGTCAACGCGCTGCTCAAGCACTGGGTCAGGCCGCAGGACATCGACGTCGCCTTTATCTGCGGCCCGCATTCGATGATGGAAGAGGTCTCGCAGGCGCTGCTCGACAACGGCGTCGACAAGACCCGCATCAAGCGCGAGCTGTTCGCCACCAGCATCCCCGCGGCGCGGCCCGCCGCGCATGCGCACAAGCAGGTCGGCCAGCAGCAGTGCGAGGTGACCGTGATCCAGGACGGCCGCACCCGTTCCTTCACGCTGGAAAAGAACAAGGAGACCGTGCTCGACGCCGCGCTGGCGCAGGGCATCGAGCTGCCGTACTCCTGCAAGGGCGGCGTCTGCTCGACCTGCCGCTGCAAGCGCATCGAAGGCGAGGTCGACATGGACGTCAACTTCGCGCTGGAAGACTACGAAGTCGCGCGCGGCTTCATCCTGAGCTGCCAGAGCTACGCCGTCAGCGACAGGCTGGTGATCGATTTCGACCAGGAAACCTGA